ACTCAAGCCAATTTCAGGGTTACGGGTCCAGAGCGAATACTCATTTTGGACAGCAGTGATCGGGTGCACTGCATGAGCTTTGCGCAAAGTCGCTGCAGAAACCTCTGACAGGCCAATTCCACCAATCTTGCCTTCCTGAACTATCTCGGCCAGTGCTCCCACACTCTCTTCAATCGCTACATTGTTCTTGTCCCAACGGTGGAGGTAGTAGACATCAATGAAATCTGTGTTGAGCCTTCTCAAAGAATCTTCCAAGGTGGCTTTCAGGGTAGCAGCTCGACCGTCTATTACGCGTTTCCCATCAATTCCCTGCATCCCACACTTACTGGCCAAGTGAATCTCACGGCGGTAAGGCTGCATCCACTCACCGACCAGTTCCTCATTGCGACCAAAACCATAGAGAGCTGCGGTATCGTAGTGTCGCACGCCCAGGTCGTAAGCTCGCTGCAGTAGTGCAAAAGAATCCTCCTTACTGGGATAGCCACCGTAGCCGTGGCTCAGGTTCATACAACCCAGACCAATTTCTGGGACTTCTGTGTTTCCAATCTTTCGTAATTTCATGACAAAGTCGGCTG
The genomic region above belongs to SAR324 cluster bacterium and contains:
- a CDS encoding aldo/keto reductase, which translates into the protein MKLRKIGNTEVPEIGLGCMNLSHGYGGYPSKEDSFALLQRAYDLGVRHYDTAALYGFGRNEELVGEWMQPYRREIHLASKCGMQGIDGKRVIDGRAATLKATLEDSLRRLNTDFIDVYYLHRWDKNNVAIEESVGALAEIVQEGKIGGIGLSEVSAATLRKAHAVHPITAVQNEYSLWTRNPEIGLS